One part of the Truepera radiovictrix DSM 17093 genome encodes these proteins:
- the acs gene encoding acetate--CoA ligase, whose protein sequence is MASIESVMQEGRRFRPPESFRARAKLKDAADYERLYRQSLDDPEGFWGAVANELHWFKPWERVLEWEEPFVKWFVGGQTNLSYNCLDLQVERGRGDKKAILWEGEPGDTRTYTYRELLAEVSKLANTLKGLGVGKGDKVAIYLPMIPQAVIAMLACARIGAVHSVVFGGFSSAALADRVNDARAKVIITADGGYRRGSVFALKPLVDEALERCESVEHVIVVRRGENDVQMQPGRDRWYHELIESASDVCPAEPMDAEDPLFILYTSGSTGKPKGVLHTTGGYQTYTYLTVKYIFDLRDDDLYWCPADVGWITGHSYIVYGPLLNGVTQLMYEGVPTHPAPDRHWEMVARYGVTIYYYAPTAIRAFMKAGEEYPKKHDLSSLRLLGTVGEPINPEAWMWYHRVIGGERCPIVDTWWQTETGGIMITTLPGVHDTKPGSAGKPFFGVDAAVMDLEGNEQEAGSGGYLVIKRPWPSMLRTVYGDDDRYRAQYWSEIPHVYFAGDGARRDDEGYFWIMGRVDDVVNVSGHRLGTAEIESALVSHPAVAEAAVVGRPDEVKGQAIVAFVTLEGKREGSEALYQELRAHVTKEIGAIARPDDIRFADALPKTRSGKIMRRLLRNIAAGEEASGDISTLEDKGVVEKLLRPGVSR, encoded by the coding sequence ATGGCAAGCATCGAATCGGTCATGCAGGAGGGGCGCCGCTTTCGCCCGCCCGAATCGTTTAGAGCGCGCGCTAAACTCAAAGACGCCGCCGACTACGAGCGCCTCTACCGCCAGTCGCTCGACGATCCCGAAGGCTTCTGGGGGGCCGTGGCGAACGAGCTGCACTGGTTTAAACCCTGGGAGCGGGTGCTCGAGTGGGAAGAGCCGTTCGTCAAATGGTTCGTGGGCGGCCAGACGAACCTCTCGTACAACTGCCTCGACCTGCAGGTCGAGAGGGGCCGCGGCGACAAAAAGGCCATCTTGTGGGAAGGCGAGCCGGGCGACACGCGCACCTACACCTACCGCGAGCTCTTGGCCGAGGTCTCCAAACTCGCAAACACCCTCAAAGGGCTCGGCGTCGGCAAGGGCGACAAGGTCGCCATCTACCTGCCCATGATCCCGCAGGCGGTCATCGCCATGCTCGCCTGCGCCCGCATCGGCGCGGTCCACAGCGTCGTCTTCGGCGGGTTTTCGTCGGCGGCGCTCGCCGACCGGGTCAACGACGCGCGGGCCAAAGTCATCATCACCGCCGACGGGGGCTACCGGCGCGGGAGCGTCTTCGCCCTCAAACCGCTCGTCGATGAAGCTTTGGAGCGCTGCGAGAGCGTCGAGCACGTCATCGTCGTGCGGCGCGGCGAGAACGACGTGCAGATGCAGCCGGGGCGCGACCGGTGGTACCACGAGCTGATCGAGAGCGCCTCTGACGTGTGCCCCGCCGAACCTATGGACGCCGAGGACCCGCTCTTTATCCTCTACACCTCGGGTTCGACCGGCAAACCCAAGGGGGTGCTGCACACCACCGGCGGCTACCAGACCTACACCTACCTGACGGTCAAATACATCTTCGACCTCCGTGACGACGACCTCTACTGGTGCCCGGCCGACGTCGGTTGGATCACCGGGCACTCGTACATCGTCTACGGGCCGCTCTTAAACGGCGTGACGCAGCTGATGTACGAGGGGGTTCCCACCCACCCCGCCCCCGACCGCCACTGGGAGATGGTCGCGCGCTACGGCGTCACCATCTACTACTACGCGCCCACGGCCATCCGCGCCTTTATGAAAGCGGGCGAAGAGTACCCCAAAAAGCACGATCTCTCGTCGCTCCGGCTTTTGGGCACAGTCGGCGAACCCATCAACCCCGAGGCGTGGATGTGGTACCACCGCGTCATCGGCGGGGAGCGCTGCCCCATCGTCGACACCTGGTGGCAGACCGAGACGGGCGGCATCATGATCACCACGCTGCCCGGGGTCCACGACACCAAACCCGGTTCGGCCGGCAAACCCTTTTTCGGCGTCGACGCGGCCGTGATGGACCTAGAGGGCAACGAGCAGGAGGCGGGGAGCGGCGGCTACTTGGTCATCAAACGCCCTTGGCCGAGCATGCTCCGCACCGTCTACGGCGACGACGACCGCTACCGCGCGCAGTACTGGAGCGAGATCCCGCACGTTTACTTCGCGGGCGACGGCGCGCGGCGCGACGACGAGGGGTACTTCTGGATCATGGGACGCGTCGACGACGTGGTCAACGTCTCCGGCCACCGCCTCGGCACCGCCGAGATCGAGTCGGCCCTGGTCTCCCACCCGGCTGTCGCCGAGGCCGCCGTGGTCGGCCGCCCCGACGAGGTCAAGGGGCAGGCCATCGTCGCTTTTGTCACCTTAGAGGGTAAGCGCGAGGGCTCGGAAGCGCTCTACCAGGAGCTGCGCGCGCACGTCACCAAAGAGATCGGCGCCATCGCCCGCCCGGATGACATCCGCTTCGCCGACGCGCTGCCCAAAACGCGCAGCGGCAAGATCATGCGGCGGCTTCTGCGCAACATCGCCGCGGGCGAGGAGGCCTCGGGCGACATCAGCACGCTTGAAGACAAGGGCGTGGTGGAGAAGCTGCTGCGGCCGGGGGTGAGTAGATAG
- a CDS encoding acetate--CoA ligase yields MAKLETLAAHQDEVAPPRAVRERATLQDYEAQYRRSLGDPEGYWAEVAEAFSWVTPWQRVLEWDGVHHRWFVGATTNITLNALDRHVAAGKKNKLAYLWLGEDGRERALTYGMLLAQVSRVANGLRRLGVVKGDRVLIYMPLTLEGVIAMLACARIGAVHSVVYAGFAAGALRARIEDAQAKVVITGDVGYRRGKRVDLLTIARSAVRPLEFVEHVVVFRREAREAAQGEAPLEGLEVPWERLLEEPPHCDAEVVDAEHPLYILYTSGTTGKPKGVVHVHGGYMVGTAHQLRTFYDLDEDDVFWNMSDIGWAVGHSYIAYAPLVNGLTTIFREGAPDTPHPGAAWEIVERYGVTAILTAPTVVRMWMRYGEEPLRGRHLDTLRLLAVAGEPLNPEAFRWAQTHLMGDHGMVRDNWWQTETGAPTLGTFPTQAYRPGFVGRPVLGVEAAVLSETGERLPPNEGGLLALTRPFPNLLRTIHGAPERYEAAWLEFPGYYLTGDVAVCDEAGRFSVLGRADDVLSVAGHRIGTADVESALVSHPAVAEAAVIGVPDELKGEAIVAFVVLRSGQTASPEALTEHVRNELGAIAAPAEVHLVETLPKTRSGKIMRRLLRAQALGQDPGDTSTLES; encoded by the coding sequence ATGGCGAAGCTCGAAACGCTCGCAGCGCACCAAGACGAGGTAGCGCCACCTCGAGCGGTGCGCGAGCGCGCCACGCTGCAAGACTACGAGGCGCAGTACCGCCGCTCGTTAGGGGACCCCGAAGGCTACTGGGCCGAGGTCGCCGAGGCGTTCTCCTGGGTGACGCCTTGGCAGCGGGTGCTCGAGTGGGACGGCGTCCACCACCGCTGGTTCGTGGGGGCAACGACCAACATCACCCTGAACGCCCTCGACCGGCACGTCGCGGCGGGGAAGAAGAACAAGCTCGCCTACTTGTGGCTGGGCGAGGACGGCCGTGAGCGGGCGCTCACCTACGGGATGCTGCTCGCGCAGGTGAGCCGCGTCGCCAACGGCTTGAGGCGTTTGGGCGTCGTCAAGGGCGACCGGGTGCTCATCTACATGCCGCTCACCCTAGAGGGCGTCATCGCCATGCTCGCCTGCGCCCGCATCGGCGCGGTCCACAGCGTCGTCTACGCGGGGTTCGCCGCGGGCGCCCTAAGGGCGCGCATCGAGGACGCGCAGGCCAAGGTCGTGATCACCGGCGATGTGGGCTACCGGCGGGGCAAACGCGTGGACCTGCTCACCATCGCGCGGAGCGCCGTTCGGCCGCTCGAGTTCGTCGAGCACGTGGTGGTCTTTCGGCGCGAAGCGCGCGAGGCGGCGCAGGGTGAGGCGCCCCTAGAGGGGCTCGAGGTGCCCTGGGAACGCCTGTTGGAGGAGCCGCCGCACTGCGACGCCGAAGTCGTCGACGCCGAGCACCCGCTCTACATCCTCTACACCTCGGGCACCACCGGCAAACCCAAAGGCGTGGTGCACGTCCACGGCGGCTACATGGTCGGCACGGCGCACCAGCTGCGCACCTTCTACGACCTTGACGAGGACGATGTCTTCTGGAACATGAGCGACATCGGTTGGGCGGTCGGCCACTCGTACATCGCCTACGCGCCGCTCGTCAACGGCCTCACCACGATCTTCCGCGAGGGCGCCCCCGACACCCCGCACCCCGGCGCCGCTTGGGAGATCGTCGAGCGTTACGGCGTCACGGCGATCCTCACCGCCCCGACGGTCGTGCGGATGTGGATGCGCTACGGCGAGGAGCCCTTGCGGGGCCGACACCTAGACACGTTGCGGCTCCTGGCGGTCGCCGGCGAACCGTTGAACCCCGAAGCGTTTCGCTGGGCGCAGACGCACCTCATGGGCGACCACGGGATGGTCCGCGACAACTGGTGGCAGACCGAGACGGGCGCGCCGACCCTGGGGACCTTCCCTACGCAGGCGTACAGACCCGGTTTTGTCGGACGCCCCGTCCTGGGGGTCGAGGCGGCCGTCTTGAGCGAGACGGGCGAGCGGCTGCCGCCCAACGAGGGGGGGCTGCTCGCGCTGACGCGCCCCTTTCCTAACCTTTTGCGCACCATCCACGGCGCTCCGGAGCGCTACGAGGCGGCGTGGCTCGAGTTTCCCGGCTACTACCTCACGGGCGACGTCGCCGTGTGCGACGAGGCGGGCCGCTTTAGCGTCTTGGGCCGCGCCGACGACGTCTTGAGCGTCGCGGGGCACCGCATCGGCACCGCCGACGTCGAGTCGGCCCTGGTGTCGCACCCGGCTGTCGCCGAAGCGGCGGTGATCGGCGTCCCCGACGAGCTCAAAGGGGAGGCCATCGTCGCCTTCGTGGTGCTCCGCAGCGGCCAGACGGCCTCCCCGGAGGCGCTCACCGAGCACGTACGGAACGAACTGGGCGCTATCGCCGCCCCCGCGGAGGTTCACCTTGTAGAGACCCTACCCAAAACGAGAAGCGGCAAGATCATGCGCCGCCTGCTGAGGGCGCAGGCGCTCGGGCAGGACCCGGGCGACACCTCGACGCTCGAGTCCTGA
- a CDS encoding DUF4212 domain-containing protein, with translation MSDKKRRASRVVVRPESSPKTSRPASKGPAPRADQATLDAYWRRNLSLTLTLLAIWFIAGYVLAIIFAPALNAYTFLGAPLGFWIAQNGAIYVFVLLILIYAVRMNRLDDEFDVGE, from the coding sequence ATGAGCGATAAAAAAAGACGCGCGAGCCGCGTGGTGGTTCGCCCCGAAAGCTCGCCCAAAACCTCTCGCCCCGCCTCCAAAGGTCCGGCGCCGCGCGCCGATCAGGCGACCCTCGACGCCTACTGGCGGCGCAACCTCAGTCTCACGCTGACGCTCCTGGCGATCTGGTTCATCGCCGGCTACGTGTTGGCGATTATCTTCGCCCCGGCGCTGAACGCCTACACCTTTCTCGGCGCGCCGCTGGGCTTCTGGATCGCTCAAAACGGTGCGATCTACGTTTTTGTCCTCCTGATCCTGATCTACGCCGTGCGTATGAACCGTCTCGACGACGAGTTCGATGTGGGGGAGTAG
- a CDS encoding sodium:solute symporter family protein — translation MTNVQLWTLVFIVLTFGLYIGIAIWSRVSTTSGFYVAGQGVPSVFNGMATAADWMSAASFISMAGLISFLGFDGAIYLLGWTGGYVLLALLLAPYLRKFGKFTVPEFIGDRYYSGTARVVAALCAIVISFVYVAGQMSGVGIAFSRFLQVDLAIGVIVGMVIVALYAVLGGMKGITYTQVAQYLVLIIAYTIPAVAIALTLTGNPVPQLAFGEIASRLDGIEVDLGFGEYTSPFTNISGLNVFLITASLMCGTAGLPHVIIRFYTSKSVRGARWTGFFALLFIAILYTSAPAVAAFARYNLIQTVSGQPYADLPEWVRNWEATGLLTFNDLDGDGIVTYTAGPDNELTINPDIIVLANPEIAGLPGWVIGIVVAGGLAAALSTASGLLLVIGSSFSHDIYKRFINPNASEANELIVARISVLLGILVAGYLGINPPGFVGEVVAFAFGLAAASFFPAIVLGIFDKRTNKQGAIAGMLVGIIFTATYIILTAPRILGMEPFLFGITAQGIGPVGMALSFLVTYIVSRMTAPPPVELQEFVENIRYPRGAGAAHAHD, via the coding sequence ATGACCAACGTGCAGCTTTGGACCCTCGTCTTTATCGTTCTGACCTTTGGCCTGTACATCGGCATCGCCATCTGGTCGCGCGTGTCGACCACCTCGGGTTTTTACGTCGCCGGGCAGGGGGTGCCCTCGGTCTTTAACGGCATGGCGACCGCCGCCGACTGGATGAGCGCGGCGTCGTTTATCTCGATGGCGGGGCTGATCTCGTTCCTGGGCTTCGACGGCGCCATCTACCTCCTAGGGTGGACCGGCGGCTACGTCCTGCTCGCCTTGCTGCTCGCCCCCTACCTGCGCAAATTCGGCAAGTTCACCGTCCCCGAATTTATCGGCGACCGCTACTACTCGGGGACTGCGCGCGTCGTCGCAGCGCTCTGCGCGATCGTCATCTCGTTCGTCTACGTCGCTGGGCAGATGAGCGGGGTCGGCATCGCTTTCAGCCGCTTTTTGCAGGTCGACCTCGCCATCGGCGTGATCGTCGGGATGGTCATCGTCGCCCTGTACGCCGTGCTGGGGGGGATGAAGGGGATCACCTACACGCAGGTCGCGCAGTACCTCGTCTTGATCATCGCCTACACCATCCCGGCGGTCGCCATCGCGCTCACGCTCACCGGCAACCCGGTGCCGCAGCTGGCGTTCGGTGAGATCGCCTCGCGGCTCGACGGCATCGAGGTCGACCTCGGCTTCGGCGAGTACACCTCGCCTTTTACCAACATAAGCGGCCTCAACGTCTTTTTGATCACCGCCTCGCTCATGTGCGGGACCGCCGGGCTGCCGCACGTGATCATCCGCTTTTACACCTCCAAAAGCGTGCGCGGCGCGCGCTGGACGGGGTTTTTTGCGCTCCTCTTTATCGCCATCCTCTACACCTCGGCGCCCGCCGTGGCCGCTTTTGCCCGCTACAACCTGATCCAAACGGTCTCCGGGCAGCCCTACGCCGACCTTCCCGAGTGGGTGCGCAACTGGGAAGCGACCGGGCTGCTCACCTTTAACGACCTCGACGGCGACGGCATCGTGACCTACACCGCCGGCCCCGACAACGAGCTCACCATCAACCCCGACATCATCGTGCTCGCCAACCCCGAGATCGCCGGGTTGCCGGGGTGGGTCATCGGCATCGTCGTCGCAGGTGGCCTGGCGGCGGCGCTCTCGACCGCTTCGGGGCTGCTGTTGGTCATCGGCTCGTCGTTTTCGCACGACATCTACAAGCGCTTTATCAACCCCAACGCGTCGGAGGCCAACGAGCTCATCGTGGCGCGCATCTCGGTGTTGCTCGGCATCCTGGTCGCGGGGTACCTCGGGATCAACCCGCCGGGCTTCGTCGGGGAGGTGGTCGCGTTCGCCTTCGGGCTCGCCGCCGCGAGCTTTTTCCCGGCGATCGTGCTGGGCATCTTCGACAAACGCACGAACAAGCAGGGGGCGATCGCGGGGATGCTCGTCGGCATCATCTTTACCGCGACCTACATCATCCTGACCGCGCCGCGGATTTTGGGTATGGAGCCCTTTCTCTTCGGGATCACGGCGCAGGGTATCGGCCCGGTGGGGATGGCGCTATCGTTCCTGGTCACCTACATCGTCTCGCGGATGACCGCGCCGCCGCCCGTGGAGCTGCAGGAGTTCGTCGAAAACATCCGCTACCCGCGCGGCGCGGGGGCGGCGCACGCGCACGACTAG
- a CDS encoding YcxB family protein — protein sequence MPAAHPHAVGRAVRVRLTRDDVMYYTWVQALARPVLPFLLYSFVLLTFASILGLWPAGRAFALAALVPLLGYLLWVWLVGRGLWSKYPQLRAPRTYRFDEAGYTIQTPENTVKVRYDELSRLVSSRRALYLVRRDGSADILPRSALPEGLEGWLQAKVPETERSSFL from the coding sequence ATGCCCGCTGCTCACCCGCACGCGGTGGGGCGCGCCGTGCGCGTCCGCCTCACCCGCGACGACGTGATGTACTACACCTGGGTGCAGGCGCTCGCCCGCCCCGTGCTCCCCTTTCTCCTCTACAGCTTCGTGCTGCTGACGTTCGCCAGCATCCTAGGGCTCTGGCCCGCCGGACGCGCCTTCGCCCTCGCCGCCCTCGTCCCCTTGCTCGGTTACCTGCTGTGGGTGTGGCTCGTAGGGCGCGGGCTCTGGAGCAAGTACCCGCAGCTGCGCGCGCCGCGCACCTACCGCTTTGACGAGGCGGGTTACACCATCCAGACGCCCGAAAACACCGTGAAGGTGCGCTACGACGAGCTGTCGCGTTTGGTGAGCTCGAGGCGCGCGCTCTACTTGGTCCGCCGCGACGGCAGCGCCGACATCCTGCCGCGCAGCGCCCTACCCGAGGGGCTCGAGGGGTGGTTGCAAGCAAAGGTGCCGGAGACGGAACGCTCGAGCTTTCTCTAG
- the ispF gene encoding 2-C-methyl-D-erythritol 2,4-cyclodiphosphate synthase, with translation MVTLRIGFGEDAHRLAPGRPLVLGGVELPSPRGAVAHSDGDALLHALADALLSSFALGDIGDFFPPSDPAFSDLDSREIVRRALAEVRARGGELVNAALTVTLDAPKLGPHRAAITGRVAALLGLPEDRVGVGFKTSEGLAPDHVQARATVLVAAT, from the coding sequence ATGGTCACGTTGAGGATCGGCTTCGGTGAGGACGCCCACCGTTTGGCCCCGGGGCGGCCCCTCGTATTGGGGGGCGTCGAGCTTCCGAGCCCGCGGGGGGCGGTCGCCCACTCGGATGGCGACGCGCTGCTGCACGCGCTCGCCGACGCGCTGCTCTCGAGCTTCGCCTTGGGCGACATCGGCGACTTTTTCCCCCCTTCGGACCCGGCGTTTAGCGACCTGGACAGCCGCGAGATCGTGCGGCGCGCGCTCGCCGAGGTGCGCGCGCGGGGGGGGGAGCTCGTCAACGCCGCGCTCACCGTCACGCTCGACGCGCCGAAGCTGGGCCCGCACCGCGCGGCGATCACCGGGCGCGTCGCGGCGCTTCTAGGGCTCCCCGAAGACCGCGTCGGGGTGGGGTTTAAAACGAGCGAGGGGTTGGCGCCCGACCACGTGCAGGCGCGCGCGACGGTGCTGGTCGCCGCTACGTAG
- a CDS encoding S-layer homology domain-containing protein: MKKLALALGTTLVVGGALAQTSFPDVPEDNFAAEAVAELVELGILTGFPDGTFRGNEAFTRYQAAIVISRLLDVLEENAAAASALSEEDLATLNNAVQELSTGLDELFARVEALEAAAPDADATALSEEVSALGERLGALEAAGPDTALAEQLAALEERVAALEAAGAEAPAVDVAALQEQVTALNAQVNDLQARLEAAPAPEAELDVTEAAPEEPAVDLTAPVAAPAAVTAPERGKFFLGLGSFYETDSADIGSRFRPRVTLGLDDLVAGFGLRATADYGRQTLIEAGSLAFSGHLTYTLGVSAVSAYLGVGGGYQFPDLLFVTNTFEGPFAGALLGAEFGTGPVTFFVEGTADYYLDGAPAEGYNQLYPTIAAGLNLRP; encoded by the coding sequence ATGAAAAAACTGGCTCTAGCCCTCGGAACGACCCTCGTCGTGGGTGGTGCGCTCGCCCAGACGTCGTTCCCCGACGTTCCCGAAGACAACTTCGCCGCCGAGGCGGTCGCCGAGCTCGTCGAACTCGGCATCCTCACCGGCTTTCCGGATGGCACCTTTCGCGGCAACGAAGCCTTCACCCGCTACCAGGCCGCCATCGTCATCAGCCGCCTTTTAGACGTGCTCGAGGAGAACGCGGCGGCCGCCAGCGCGCTGAGCGAAGAGGACCTGGCGACGCTGAATAACGCCGTGCAGGAGCTCTCGACTGGCCTCGACGAGCTGTTCGCGCGCGTCGAAGCGCTCGAGGCGGCCGCGCCGGACGCCGACGCCACCGCCCTCAGCGAGGAGGTCAGCGCCCTTGGTGAGCGCCTGGGTGCCCTCGAGGCGGCGGGCCCTGATACCGCCCTGGCCGAGCAGCTCGCGGCGCTCGAGGAGCGCGTCGCCGCGCTCGAGGCGGCCGGCGCCGAAGCCCCCGCGGTCGACGTCGCCGCGCTCCAGGAGCAGGTCACGGCGCTTAACGCGCAGGTCAACGACCTGCAGGCGCGCCTCGAGGCGGCGCCGGCCCCCGAAGCGGAGCTCGACGTGACGGAAGCGGCACCGGAGGAACCCGCGGTCGACCTCACCGCGCCGGTCGCTGCCCCCGCGGCGGTGACGGCTCCCGAGCGCGGCAAGTTCTTCCTCGGTTTGGGCTCCTTTTACGAAACCGACAGCGCCGACATCGGTTCGCGCTTCCGCCCCCGCGTCACGCTGGGCCTCGACGACCTCGTGGCGGGCTTCGGGCTCCGAGCGACCGCCGACTACGGCCGTCAGACGCTCATCGAAGCGGGTTCGCTCGCCTTCTCGGGTCACCTGACCTACACCCTCGGGGTGAGCGCCGTGAGCGCCTACCTCGGCGTCGGCGGCGGGTACCAGTTCCCCGACCTGCTCTTTGTCACCAACACCTTCGAGGGTCCCTTCGCGGGGGCGCTCCTCGGCGCGGAGTTCGGCACGGGTCCCGTCACCTTCTTCGTCGAAGGGACCGCCGACTACTACCTCGACGGCGCGCCGGCCGAGGGTTACAACCAGCTCTACCCGACGATCGCCGCCGGGTTGAACCTCCGCCCGTAA
- a CDS encoding Rieske (2Fe-2S) protein, with amino-acid sequence MTENLIDVGAASDFPDNTMHPLELAGRSVLLVHQGGRFYALENRCTHKAYPLHTGELLEGAVKCEWHGAKFNLETGKPTLPAVKKVRLYDVRVQDGRVLVAIQEA; translated from the coding sequence ATGACTGAGAACCTCATCGACGTCGGCGCCGCGAGCGACTTTCCGGACAACACCATGCACCCGCTCGAGCTCGCCGGGCGCAGCGTGCTCCTCGTGCATCAGGGCGGGCGCTTCTACGCGCTCGAAAACCGCTGCACCCACAAGGCTTATCCCCTGCACACGGGGGAGCTTTTGGAGGGCGCGGTCAAGTGCGAGTGGCACGGGGCGAAGTTCAACTTAGAGACCGGTAAGCCCACCCTCCCCGCCGTCAAAAAGGTGCGGCTTTACGACGTGCGCGTCCAGGACGGGCGCGTGTTGGTCGCCATCCAGGAGGCCTAG
- the sufD gene encoding Fe-S cluster assembly protein SufD, whose product MSLTDTLSPELVEGIIQQHEEPAWLASERRAAWRTFEALPWPTNRDEAWRYTQLERFSLAGLELVTAPRDRAVSERITMRITDSDAEGALVYKGGEAIYRDSKLKEAGVIFTDLRTALKEHEALVRAHLYSVVNATQSKYAALSAALWQNGTFLFVPKNTEVKLPLGAFHTADAGGLTAPRTLIVLEPNAHATFIDEYTSDEFGERLFASGSVEIILQDGAKLRYVSLQNWSRTVAHVSRIRAHLERNSRLESLTVSLGADAARAEVECVMAGPGSESEMLGLYFADKGQHFNQYTLQHHAADHAHSDLLFKGALRDASTAVYSGLIQVDEGAQKTDAYQTNRNLLLDAASEAVSIPQLEIGANDVRCSHGSTVSPVPEDQRFYLMSRGLRPEVAEHVLVTGFLHEVTSRVTLPKVAEYVERVVQAKLGVPGVDEKL is encoded by the coding sequence ATGAGCCTAACTGACACACTCTCCCCCGAACTCGTCGAGGGGATCATCCAACAGCACGAGGAGCCCGCGTGGCTCGCTTCGGAGCGCCGCGCGGCGTGGCGCACCTTTGAGGCCCTCCCCTGGCCCACCAACCGCGACGAAGCGTGGCGCTACACCCAGCTGGAGCGCTTTTCGCTGGCGGGTTTGGAGCTCGTCACCGCGCCCCGCGACCGGGCCGTCTCGGAGCGCATCACGATGCGCATCACCGACTCCGACGCCGAGGGGGCGCTCGTCTACAAGGGCGGCGAGGCGATCTACCGCGACTCGAAGCTCAAAGAGGCGGGGGTCATCTTTACGGACCTGCGCACCGCCCTTAAAGAGCACGAGGCGCTTGTGAGAGCGCACCTCTACAGCGTCGTCAACGCCACGCAGTCGAAGTACGCGGCGCTGAGTGCCGCTCTATGGCAAAACGGCACCTTCTTGTTTGTCCCCAAAAACACCGAGGTCAAGCTGCCCTTGGGCGCCTTTCACACCGCCGACGCGGGCGGGCTCACGGCGCCGCGGACGCTTATCGTCCTAGAGCCCAACGCGCACGCCACCTTTATCGACGAGTACACCTCCGACGAGTTCGGCGAGCGGCTCTTCGCCTCGGGCTCGGTGGAGATTATCCTCCAAGACGGCGCCAAGCTGCGCTACGTCTCCCTGCAAAACTGGAGCCGCACGGTCGCGCACGTAAGCCGCATCCGGGCGCACCTCGAGCGCAACAGCCGTCTGGAGTCGCTGACCGTCTCCCTGGGCGCCGACGCCGCTCGCGCCGAGGTCGAGTGCGTGATGGCCGGCCCCGGCTCCGAGTCCGAGATGCTGGGGCTCTACTTCGCCGACAAAGGCCAGCACTTCAACCAGTACACCCTGCAGCACCACGCCGCCGATCACGCGCACTCCGACCTCCTCTTTAAGGGCGCGCTGCGCGACGCCTCCACCGCGGTCTACTCGGGGCTCATTCAGGTCGACGAGGGCGCCCAGAAGACCGACGCCTACCAGACCAACCGCAACCTGCTCCTAGACGCCGCGTCCGAGGCGGTCTCGATCCCGCAGCTCGAGATCGGCGCCAACGACGTGCGCTGCTCGCACGGTTCGACCGTCTCGCCGGTTCCCGAGGATCAGCGCTTTTACCTGATGAGCCGCGGTCTCCGCCCCGAGGTCGCCGAGCACGTGCTCGTCACGGGCTTTTTGCACGAGGTCACGAGCCGCGTGACGCTGCCCAAGGTCGCCGAGTACGTCGAGCGCGTCGTGCAGGCCAAGCTCGGCGTGCCAGGGGTCGACGAGAAGCTTTAG
- a CDS encoding type II toxin-antitoxin system RelE/ParE family toxin: MFETFREAYTEAALEELLEIEAYLEAQSSGLGKTFRSEFSATVDLLLEFPEAAPVVSPRGIRRRLLPRFPYAILYVLTKDLLLILAVAHTSRAPDYGKDRF; encoded by the coding sequence GTGTTCGAGACGTTCCGTGAGGCTTATACCGAAGCGGCGTTAGAAGAACTCCTTGAGATTGAAGCCTATCTAGAGGCGCAGAGTTCGGGGCTCGGAAAAACGTTTCGCAGCGAGTTTAGCGCCACGGTTGACCTACTCCTCGAGTTTCCCGAAGCGGCCCCGGTTGTCAGCCCGAGGGGTATCCGGCGCCGGTTGCTCCCTCGCTTTCCTTACGCCATCCTCTACGTTTTGACGAAAGACCTTCTACTCATTCTGGCTGTCGCGCACACGAGCCGAGCGCCCGACTACGGTAAGGACAGGTTCTAG
- a CDS encoding addiction module protein has protein sequence MPEGVPYTMSFEDVKTQALTLPLKERAALAEALLKTLAAPSQEELAALWVEEAERRLRLVEEGNLPVVMGEEARGRVRDVP, from the coding sequence GTGCCAGAGGGGGTCCCTTATACGATGAGCTTCGAGGACGTCAAAACTCAAGCTTTAACCCTTCCCCTTAAGGAGCGGGCCGCACTCGCCGAGGCGCTCCTCAAGACGCTCGCGGCGCCCTCTCAAGAGGAGCTCGCGGCACTTTGGGTCGAGGAAGCCGAGCGGCGCCTACGTCTCGTCGAGGAGGGCAACCTACCGGTCGTCATGGGCGAGGAAGCGCGCGGGCGTGTTCGAGACGTTCCGTGA